One genomic window of Dryobates pubescens isolate bDryPub1 chromosome 17, bDryPub1.pri, whole genome shotgun sequence includes the following:
- the SKOR1 gene encoding SKI family transcriptional corepressor 1, protein MEAIASQMGNGRDASSSPNSKQELQPYQGSNTLKPNQVGETSLYGVPIVSLVIDGQERLCLAQISNTLLKNYSYNEIHNRRVALGITCVQCTPVQLEILRRAGAMPISSRRCGMITKREAERLCKSFLGEHKPPKLPENFAFDVVHECAWGSRGSFIPARYNSSRAKCIKCSYCSMYFSPNKFIFHSHRTPDSKYTQPDAANFNSWRRHLKLSDKTATEELSHAWEDVKAMFNGGTRKRTFSLQGAAAGGPGAGSPAAKTSLHPPPPAGPELAPAHKSLRCSGQEPAGERGALGLPAAHGGATGGHGGAGAVRSYPVIPVPSKGFGMLQKLPPPLFPHPYGFPAAAFGLCPKKQEDALGGAGGGEAGKGGALPPGMFWGPPHPHPHQPTQPPHQPGATKDTGVYPSFPVFWPAAGSLPVPPYPAQSQAKAAATAVVVAAAAAAAAAAAEPPGLSGRHGELEGSEPSGSGRSSATPQEGAGPEGERCPSALSRAAGEEERSGDEALLPPLPLPRKGNYLSAFRPVVKDAESIAKLYGTREAYGGAGPRGPGYLSPDFLSEGSSSYRSLSPGGDTAEEPEVDVESNRFPEDEEEDAAPAAAPAEGREPPPPRLLDGTEEPPPPSASDGPEEKGGEPAVQEGGQNPDGSPERSSSRGAYEVYAPERGEHLQPLKTTASLGPPLPFLCTPEAKEQDKEDNHSAAEDLETRKSYQDQRNVSHPSPVNTDRAEDGLGMDVAATQLVEKDIENLARDELQKLVLEQMELRKKLERDFQSLKDNFQDQMKRELAYREEMVQQLQIVRDTLCNELDQERKARYAIQQKLKEAHDALHHFSCKMLTPRHCTGNCSFKPPLLPQ, encoded by the exons ATGGAGGCGATCGCCAGTCAGATGGGAAATGGGAGAGATGCAAGCTCCTCCCCAAATTCAAagcaagagctgcagccctACCAGGGCTCCAATACCCTCAAGCCCAACCAAGTGGGTGAGACCTCTCTGTACGGCGTGCCCATCGTGTCCCTGGTCATCGACGGGCAGGAGCGGCTGTGCCTGGCGCAGATCTCCAACACACTGCTCAAGAACTACAGCTACAATGAGATCCACAACCGGCGGGTGGCCCTGGGCATCACCTGCGTGCAGTGCACCCCGGTGCAGCTGGAGATCCTCCGGCGGGCCGGGGCCATGCCCATTTCCTCCCGCCGCTGCGGCATGATCACCAAACGGGAGGCGGAGCGGCTGTGCAAGTCCTTTCTGGGCGAgcacaaaccccccaaactgcCCGAGAACTTCGCTTTCGACGTGGTGCACGAATGCGCTTGGGGCTCCCGGGGCAGCTTCATCCCGGCCCGGTACAACAGCTCCCGAGCCAAGTGCATCAAGTGCAGCTACTGCAGCATGTACTTCTCCCCCAACAAGTTCATCTTCCACTCCCACCGCACCCCGGACTCCAAATACACCCAACCTGACGCCGCCAACTTCAACTCCTGGCGCCGTCACCTCAAGCTCAGCGACAAAACAGCCACCGAGGAGCTGTCCCACGCCTGGGAGGATGTCAAGGCCATGTTCAACGGTGGCACCCGCAAGCGGACCTTCTCCCTGCAAGGGGCGGCCGCCGGCGGGCCCGGGGCCGGCTCTCCGGCCGCCAAAACCTCTCTGCACCCTCCTCCTCCCGCCGGGCCAGAGCTGGCCCCGGCTCACAAAAGCCTCCGTTGCAGCGGGCAGGAGCCGGCGGGCGAGCGGGGGGCCTTGGGGCTACCGGCGGCTCACGGCGGGGCGACGGGCGGGCACGGTGGGGCGGGCGCGGTGCGCAGTTACCCGGTGATTCCAGTGCCCAGCAAAGGCTTCGggatgctgcagaagctgccacCACCTCTTTTCCCTCATCCTTACGGTTTTCCCGCCGCCGCTTTCGGACTATGCCCCAAAAAGCAGGAGGACGCGCTGGGGGGTGCGGGAGGCGGTGAGGCGGGCAAGGGTGGTGCGTTACCGCCCGGCATGTTTTGGGGACCCCCCCATCCACACCCGCACCAACCgacccaacctccccaccagcccGGAGCCACCAAGGACACAGGGGTCTACCCGTCCTTCCCCGTCTTCTGGCCGGCCGCCGGCAGCCTGCCCGTGCCGCCCTACCCGGcgcagagccaggccaaggcGGCGGCCACGGCCGTggtggtggcggcggcggcagcggcggcagctgcGGCCGCGGAACCGCCCGGTTTGTCGGGCCGGCACGGAGAGCTGGAGGGCTCGGAGCCGTCGGGGAGCGGGAGGAGCAGCGCTACTCCCCAGGAGGGAGCCGGGCCGGAGGGAGAGCGTTGTCCCAGCGCCTTATCCCGGGCGGCGGGTGAAGAGGAGCGCTCCGGGGATGAAGCGCTGctccccccactgcccctgcccagaAAGGGCAACTACCTCTCCGCTTTCCGTCCGGTGGTGAAGGACGCCGAGAGCATCGCCAAGCTCTACGGAACCCGGGAGGCGTACGGCGGCGCCGGCCCCCGCGGCCCCGGTTATCTCTCCCCGGACTTCCTCAGCGAGGGCAGCTCCAGCTACCGGTCGCTCTCACCCGGGGGGGACACGGCCGAGGAGCCAGAAGTGGATGTGGAGTCCAACCGCTTCCCggaagatgaagaagaggatgcTGCCCCCGCCGCTGCCCCTGCCGAGGGACgggagccgccgccgccccggctGCTGGACGGTACCGAGGAGCCCCCGCCGCCCTCCGCGTCCGATGGACCCGAGGAGAAGGGGGGCGAGCCAGCggtgcaggagggagggcagaacCCCGACGGTAGCCCAGagcggagcagcagcaggggagcctACGAG GTGTATGCGCCGGAGAGGGGGGAGCACCTGCAGCCATTGAAGACCACGGCCTCGCTGGGACCCCCGCTCCCGTTCCTGTGCACCCCTGAGGCGAAGG AGCAAGATAAAGAAGACAATCACTCCGCGGCAGAGGATTTAGAGACCAGAAAATCCTATCAGGACCAAAGGAATGTCTCTCATCCCAGCCCTGTAAATACCGACAGAG cagaagACGGCCTCGGCATGGATGTCGCCGCGACGCAGCTGGTGGAAAAGGACATCGAAAATTTGGCTCGAG ATGAGTTACAAAAACTGGTCCTGGAGCAAATGGAGTTAAGgaaaaagctggagagggacttccaGAGCCTGAAAG ATAACTTCCAGGACCAGATGAAGCGGGAGCTGGCGTACCGGGAGGAGatggtgcagcagctgcagatcgTCCGAG ACACTCTGTGCAACGAGCTGGACCAGGAGAGGAAAGCGCGCTACGCCATCCAGCAGAAATTGAAAG AAGCCCACGACGCGCTGCATCATTTCTCCTGCAAAATGCTGACCCCGCGGCACTGCACCGGGAACTGCTCCTTCAAGCCGCCGCTGCTGCCCCAGTGA